The Ruminococcus bovis genome includes a region encoding these proteins:
- a CDS encoding fibronectin type III domain-containing protein translates to MYKNTVVKPTYTTDGYTLHKCSTCGYSYKDKKTSKLKLQTPNGLTLKSGKKSLTVSYKKVAKAIGYQVQYSLKSNFKSAKTVKINKNATTKTTIKKLTSNKKYYVRVRSYVVQNKKIAYSEWSKSKNTKVK, encoded by the coding sequence CTGTATAAGAACACAGTTGTAAAACCAACTTATACAACAGATGGTTATACACTACATAAATGCTCAACTTGTGGATATAGTTATAAAGATAAGAAAACTTCTAAACTCAAGTTACAAACACCAAACGGTCTAACTTTGAAAAGTGGCAAAAAGTCATTAACTGTTAGTTATAAGAAAGTTGCTAAGGCTATAGGTTATCAAGTTCAGTATAGTCTAAAAAGTAACTTTAAGTCAGCAAAAACAGTTAAGATTAATAAGAATGCCACAACAAAAACTACAATTAAGAAACTTACAAGTAATAAAAAGTATTATGTTAGAGTTCGTTCATATGTAGTGCAGAATAAGAAAATTGCTTATTCCGAATGGTCTAAATCTAAAAATACTAAGGTTAAGTAA
- a CDS encoding nitroreductase family protein — MIEERRSIRKYTDQKVSKDQIETIINSARLAPSAKNRQPWKFIVFTEDEKSKLLDVMEKALYIEQEEHNLLPKSGFGLPDAFNTLRVMRQAPVVIIVMNTNGKSPYEPIDSDGRVAEICDSLSIGAAIENMLLKATELGLGTLWVGNTCFAYDDLMKFINSDGQLIGAVTVGYCAESPNPRPRKPLQDILEYR; from the coding sequence ATGATTGAAGAAAGAAGAAGTATCAGAAAATATACTGACCAAAAGGTTAGTAAAGACCAAATTGAAACAATAATCAATTCTGCAAGACTTGCACCATCTGCAAAAAATAGACAACCATGGAAGTTTATTGTTTTTACTGAAGATGAAAAGTCAAAATTACTAGATGTTATGGAAAAGGCATTGTATATAGAACAAGAGGAACATAATCTTCTGCCTAAGTCCGGCTTTGGTTTACCGGATGCTTTTAATACACTAAGAGTAATGAGACAAGCACCGGTAGTAATTATTGTTATGAATACAAATGGTAAGTCACCATATGAACCAATTGATTCGGATGGTAGAGTAGCTGAAATTTGCGACTCCTTGTCAATTGGTGCTGCAATAGAAAATATGCTATTAAAAGCTACTGAACTTGGTTTAGGTACTTTATGGGTTGGAAACACTTGTTTCGCTTATGATGATTTGATGAAGTTTATTAATTCTGATGGTCAACTAATTGGTGCAGTAACTGTTGGTTATTGTGCTGAGTCACCAAACCCAAGACCTAGGAAACCGTTACAAGATATTCTTGAATATAGATAA